TCCCCGCACAGGCGACGGCGCCGGACGGTGTCCTCGAAGAGGGTGCCGACGACCTGGGCGTCGGCGTCGTCGAGCTCCACGCCCACGATGCGGGACCCGGGTACCTTCGCCAGTTCGGCGGGGGCGGTGCCGGCGCGCTCGGTGTGCCAGACGTCGATGATGAGGCCACCCGCCGGGTGCCCGGCCGACTCCACGAGCCGGAGACCGTCGTACACGGTCTTGAGGTTGGACCAGGGCAGGAACTCGACCCCGAGCCGGGCGCCCACGCCGTCGGCCTGTGCCGCCAGCGCGGCGAACTCCTTGGCCCAGACATCGGGGTTCCATGGCCGGTCCTCGACATCGGGGCCGACCTTGATGTGGCGTGCGCCGAGTGCCTCAGCGGCCGTCAGGACATAGCGCCGGGCGGCACCCGATGCGGTGTGCGCGGAGTCGCCGTTCCACCAGTCCGTGATGAACTCCAGCTCGACATGGCGGATCCCGTTGTCCTCGAAGATGGACCGGATGCCCGCGACCCCGTACGTGCGCTCGGCCTCCACCAGGTCCGGGTACAGCAGTCCGAAGCCCGTGAACCCGGCCGCGGCCGCGGCTTCCGCCCGTTCCCGCAGGCTCAACGGACTGCGCTCGTCGTCGCTTCCGGGGGTGGCGGCGCCTGCTGTGGTCCAGCAAGTCGCCAGCAAATCCTCAGTCGTCATTTTTCTGCAGCCCTTGATATTCCTGTGGCTTCGGAATGAGTAATTTCAATTCTGCAAGTCGGAGCCAAGTCGCCACGAAATTTATCGGCGCGACACACCTGCCGGTCAATCCCCGGGAAGCCATCAAAAACACATCATCCCGAGGTTTTCCGTCAAAGGATCTACCGAGGGCGGGGCTACCCGTGCGGTGAGCAGCCCCGCCCTCCCCGGGGAAATGGCTTGTATGCCGTCAGGCGGCGGCGCGCAGCACCGAGCGCAGATGCTCGGCGCTCGCCCACACGTCCTCGACCGGCCCCTTCGTCTTGGGTTCCTCGATGAGGATGGTGTCCTGTTCGAGGACATACCAGCCGTCGTATCCGCGGGCGCTGAGGTGGCTGACGATGGCCTGGACGTCGACGTCGCCAGCGCCGAGCGGGCGGTACATTCCTGCGCGCACGGCTTCGGTGTAGGTGAGACGGCCGGACTGGACCTTGGCGGCGAGGGCGGCGTCCACGTCCTTCATGTGGGTGTGGGCGATGCGCTCGGGAGCCTGCCGGGTCAGTTCGGCGGGGTCGGTGCCGCCGATGAGCAGGTGGCCGGTGTCGAGGCAGAGGGAGATCGCCGAGTCCTCCAGGACGCGGCGCACCTCGTCACCGTTCTCGATCATCGTGCCGACGTGCGGGTGCAGGACGGCACGTACCCCCCGCTCGGCGGCCAGCGCCGTCAGTCGGTCGAGGTTGGACAGCAGGAGCTTCCAGCCGTCGGCGTCGAGTTCGGGCCGGGAGTCGTAGCCGTCCTGGCCGGTGATGGCCGACAGGACGAGGACCTCCGCGTTCGAGGCGGTGTAGCTCTCCAGGAGCTGTTCCGTCTCGGGCAGCGGGTCGTGGCCGGGCACGTGCAGCAGCAGGGGGGTGAAGCCGCCGACGGCGTGCAGGTCGTGGTGGGCCAGGACCTGGGCCATGGCGTCCGGTGCGGCGGGCAGGAAGCCCTCGGGGCCGATCTCGGTGGCGGCCAGGCCGACCTCGCGCATCTCCTTCAGGACCCGTTCGGGCGTCAACTGGTAGCCCCATCCGGGTACTTCGCACACGCCCCAGGAGATGGGCGCGCCGGCGATCCTGTTCAGCGGTGAGGTGGTCATGCCGTGGCCTTTCGGAGGTGGTAGTCGGGGTCGGCGACCGCGGCCGGCGGGCGGTCGGCGAGGACGTCGGCGACGCCGCGCGCCGCGTCGACGAAGGTCAGCGTCATCGCCCGGCGGGTCATGCCCATCAGGTGCGGGGTGAGGACGACGTTCGGGTGGTCGAAGAGCGGGTGGTAGAGGGCCGGTTCGGGGTCGAACACATCCAGGCCGACGCCGGACAGCCGGCCCGTCTCCAGGGCGGCCAGGGTGGCGTCGAGGTCGAGCAGGCCACCCCGGCCGCAGTTGACGAGGATCGCTCCCTGCTTGACGCGGGCCAGCAGGTGCTCGTCCACGAGGTGCCTGGTGCCCTCGGTGAGCGGGGTG
This DNA window, taken from Streptomyces sp. NBC_00663, encodes the following:
- a CDS encoding sugar phosphate isomerase/epimerase family protein, whose amino-acid sequence is MTTEDLLATCWTTAGAATPGSDDERSPLSLRERAEAAAAAGFTGFGLLYPDLVEAERTYGVAGIRSIFEDNGIRHVELEFITDWWNGDSAHTASGAARRYVLTAAEALGARHIKVGPDVEDRPWNPDVWAKEFAALAAQADGVGARLGVEFLPWSNLKTVYDGLRLVESAGHPAGGLIIDVWHTERAGTAPAELAKVPGSRIVGVELDDADAQVVGTLFEDTVRRRRLCGEGSFDLPGIIAALRAAGWAGPWGVEILSDEHRALPVREAAEVAYRSAAALLG
- a CDS encoding sugar phosphate isomerase/epimerase family protein gives rise to the protein MTTSPLNRIAGAPISWGVCEVPGWGYQLTPERVLKEMREVGLAATEIGPEGFLPAAPDAMAQVLAHHDLHAVGGFTPLLLHVPGHDPLPETEQLLESYTASNAEVLVLSAITGQDGYDSRPELDADGWKLLLSNLDRLTALAAERGVRAVLHPHVGTMIENGDEVRRVLEDSAISLCLDTGHLLIGGTDPAELTRQAPERIAHTHMKDVDAALAAKVQSGRLTYTEAVRAGMYRPLGAGDVDVQAIVSHLSARGYDGWYVLEQDTILIEEPKTKGPVEDVWASAEHLRSVLRAAA